The following are encoded together in the Parabacteroides chongii genome:
- a CDS encoding TonB-dependent receptor → MRFSILFFFLSIWGATAASSYSQVTKLNLEVNGTVLEVLKAIESQSEFTFVYKQNEIKLDDNVSIDLQNKTISEVLDVLLHDKSLAYKITDRHIVLFKKGEIHQESTTVITGRIIDEFGEPVIGANVLVKNESGLGTTTDMDGKFSLDLKDIKDPVLVVSFIGYTSQEIVVGGKKIFNITLKEDSKALEEVVVIGYGTNSKRNLTSAVSTVDADKMKNVPVSNVTDALAGRAAGLIVTQAGGGIGKKSTISIRGGGQPLVVIDGFVSEYDDFVNLNSDDIESMSVLKDAAAAAVYGARAGDGVLVIKTKNGLKGLRVDYSFNQSWAEPTFLEKKLDSYQRALMDNTVRDLYNLEPRWTEEEVEKYRTGSDPYNYPNVDWQKLMLRNFTPDSRHSLAVRGGSDINKFYVSFQAYDQSSMYKADTEWFKRYNARINEVSDFKDLGLKLTFGVDAYINTQQSPRSTYSDGYGYTWGHIQNKSPMELAVNQNGQYYVGPDNPMVEVSPESGYSKWDYKMFMGLFNAEWSVKGVEGLKLKVGGNYRYFMSDSKLWNKTAPQYDLNGVKGPDATVSLTYNTGSARMWTTQYFADYNRSFLDETHNVSATLGFEQTYSFYRGFNALRKNYIFMIDQIGAGPSDSMENGGSESEFGRAGLVARASYNYKKKYFVEGSLRHDGSDLFPKDRRWGNFYAGSLAWAISEESFFQPLKDRNILNYFKVRATYGETGLDNGVGSFSYLTSYNLAERGYVLGGSIVPTFSEGNLISPDITWYTRSTFDIGFDFNSLGERLAGSFDYFYMKTTGYLTSPSNVNYTDPLGLSLPKVKSDGEHRRAGYEFALSWKDHVGDFNYEVGANFTYFDQLVSTAWDEDLASQKNPYKRLVQQKGFYTNGYTNLGYYQNSDQVLNSPRLESSSNLVAGDIQYKDMNGDGFIDSNDQWRIGKNSFPRGNYGIYANLSYKGFSLNMLFQGATSRDMYLDDVVRGQSTSGYSIVYPYQLDYWMPDNRDAKYPRIAMNSNVNGNNNYQTSDFWLTNGRYIRLKSLQLGYDFRKTLLKDVKWLYKCQVVLSGQNLFTISPATKYGFDPETGSTNNYDYPVQRVYAVSLNLGF, encoded by the coding sequence ATGAGATTTTCCATATTGTTCTTTTTCCTTAGTATCTGGGGTGCGACTGCAGCCTCTTCGTATTCGCAGGTTACTAAATTGAATCTCGAAGTGAATGGCACAGTTTTAGAGGTGCTTAAAGCTATTGAAAGTCAGTCGGAGTTTACATTCGTTTATAAGCAGAATGAAATAAAACTAGACGATAATGTATCAATAGATTTACAGAATAAAACGATATCAGAAGTTTTGGATGTTTTATTGCATGATAAATCACTGGCATATAAAATCACAGATCGACATATTGTTCTGTTTAAAAAAGGTGAAATCCATCAAGAATCAACAACTGTGATTACAGGAAGGATTATTGATGAATTCGGAGAGCCGGTCATTGGAGCAAATGTTTTGGTTAAAAATGAGAGTGGACTTGGTACTACGACTGACATGGATGGTAAATTCTCTTTGGATTTAAAAGATATAAAAGATCCGGTATTAGTTGTTTCATTTATCGGTTATACCTCACAAGAAATAGTTGTCGGTGGAAAGAAAATTTTTAATATTACATTGAAAGAGGATTCAAAAGCGTTGGAAGAGGTTGTAGTTATTGGTTATGGTACAAACTCTAAACGAAATCTTACTTCTGCCGTTTCTACAGTCGATGCTGATAAAATGAAGAATGTTCCAGTTTCTAATGTTACAGATGCATTGGCAGGACGTGCAGCAGGTTTGATCGTTACTCAAGCTGGTGGAGGTATTGGTAAAAAGTCAACGATTTCCATTCGAGGTGGAGGACAACCACTTGTTGTTATTGATGGGTTTGTGTCTGAGTATGATGATTTTGTAAACTTGAATTCTGACGATATTGAGTCAATGTCTGTTTTGAAAGACGCCGCAGCCGCAGCTGTATATGGTGCACGTGCTGGCGATGGTGTTTTGGTTATTAAGACAAAAAATGGATTAAAGGGTTTACGTGTTGATTATAGTTTCAATCAGAGTTGGGCTGAACCTACTTTCCTGGAAAAGAAACTGGATTCTTATCAGAGAGCTTTGATGGATAACACTGTTAGAGATTTATATAACTTGGAACCTCGTTGGACGGAAGAAGAAGTTGAAAAATATCGGACAGGATCAGATCCATATAATTATCCCAATGTGGATTGGCAGAAATTAATGTTGAGGAATTTTACACCGGATAGCCGGCATTCACTAGCTGTTCGTGGCGGATCAGATATTAATAAGTTTTACGTGTCTTTCCAGGCTTACGATCAAAGTTCTATGTATAAGGCTGACACAGAATGGTTCAAGCGTTATAATGCGCGTATTAATGAAGTGTCTGATTTTAAGGATCTAGGATTAAAGTTGACATTTGGGGTAGATGCTTATATTAATACGCAGCAGAGTCCACGTTCTACTTATTCTGATGGATATGGATATACATGGGGACATATTCAAAATAAAAGCCCTATGGAATTGGCTGTCAATCAAAATGGACAGTATTATGTAGGACCAGATAATCCGATGGTTGAAGTCTCTCCGGAATCAGGTTACAGCAAGTGGGATTATAAGATGTTTATGGGATTGTTTAATGCCGAATGGAGTGTAAAAGGTGTTGAAGGATTGAAGCTGAAAGTCGGCGGTAATTATCGTTATTTCATGAGTGACAGTAAACTTTGGAATAAAACAGCTCCTCAATATGATTTGAACGGAGTAAAAGGTCCTGATGCAACTGTTAGTTTGACCTATAATACGGGAAGTGCACGTATGTGGACAACTCAGTATTTTGCAGATTACAATCGTTCTTTCCTGGATGAAACACATAATGTCTCTGCAACGTTGGGTTTTGAACAAACCTATTCATTTTACAGAGGTTTCAATGCTTTGCGTAAAAATTATATATTCATGATCGATCAAATTGGGGCAGGACCTTCAGATTCAATGGAAAATGGAGGTAGTGAATCCGAATTCGGTCGTGCCGGTTTGGTTGCCAGAGCTTCTTATAATTATAAAAAGAAATATTTTGTAGAAGGTTCATTACGCCATGATGGTAGCGACTTGTTCCCGAAAGACCGCCGTTGGGGTAATTTCTATGCCGGGTCTTTGGCCTGGGCTATTTCTGAGGAATCATTTTTCCAGCCGCTGAAAGATCGTAATATTTTAAACTATTTCAAAGTAAGAGCTACTTATGGTGAAACCGGTCTTGATAATGGAGTTGGGTCTTTTAGCTATTTGACATCTTATAATTTGGCAGAACGTGGCTATGTATTGGGAGGAAGTATTGTTCCGACTTTTAGTGAAGGAAATCTGATTAGTCCGGATATTACCTGGTATACTCGTAGTACATTTGATATAGGTTTTGATTTTAACTCTTTGGGAGAACGTTTGGCTGGTAGTTTTGACTATTTTTATATGAAGACAACCGGGTATTTGACATCTCCTTCTAACGTGAACTATACGGATCCTTTGGGGCTGAGTCTGCCAAAAGTAAAATCAGACGGAGAACATCGTCGTGCTGGTTATGAATTTGCTTTGTCATGGAAGGATCATGTCGGAGATTTCAATTATGAGGTCGGTGCTAATTTTACTTATTTCGATCAATTAGTCTCTACAGCTTGGGATGAAGACTTGGCTAGTCAGAAAAATCCGTATAAGAGACTGGTTCAACAGAAAGGGTTTTATACAAATGGTTATACTAACTTAGGATATTATCAAAATTCAGATCAGGTTTTAAATTCACCGCGTTTGGAAAGTTCCTCTAATTTGGTAGCCGGAGATATTCAATATAAGGATATGAATGGTGATGGATTTATTGATTCAAACGACCAGTGGCGTATTGGTAAAAATAGCTTTCCTCGTGGTAACTATGGTATTTATGCCAATTTGTCTTATAAAGGATTTTCTTTAAATATGTTATTCCAGGGAGCAACTTCACGTGATATGTATCTGGATGATGTTGTGCGTGGACAGAGTACAAGTGGATATTCGATCGTTTATCCATACCAGTTAGATTATTGGATGCCGGATAACCGAGATGCCAAATATCCGCGTATTGCAATGAATTCGAATGTGAATGGGAATAATAACTATCAGACTTCTGATTTTTGGTTGACCAATGGTCGTTATATCCGTTTGAAATCATTGCAATTGGGGTATGACTTCCGGAAGACATTATTGAAGGATGTAAAATGGCTTTACAAATGCCAGGTTGTATTAAGTGGTCAGAATTTGTTTACTATTTCACCGGCTACCAAATACGGATTTGACCCGGAAACAGGTAGTACGAACAATTATGACTACCCGGTACAGCGCGTATATGCAGTTAGTTTGAATCTAGGATTTTAA
- a CDS encoding RagB/SusD family nutrient uptake outer membrane protein has product MKLRNIITFSLALLTGITSCNVLDTEPFTTYDEATVWGSKSTADAFVLGTVNAIMDGYVNGNQTTWEERTNNAVHSNGGNGIVKEQTTRYEDVGFGDFGNIRRCNLIIEKATEYVGAGLSEAESKELVAKGRLLRALLYYKQARTIGRFVWVDRVLAPADTTNNGLMYPTTKSTTESYTYILDDIKAAIPDLPVEAKSGDLSRNVAYAFQSEIALQAAAYETDPAQKKTWLKEAVAAADGVEGSSLASNYGNIFNEQDRYSSEIIFAIYKDKATTNTDHIAPLQNVMPNVNNDVLAKNGCGPEFKTNGGQPFIGWLWWAPTQNLVDMYDVLDEETGKGVAWYESSQFKNNVSVTEGQAPDWAVESEKAEVLYYGNVKGDRTVSDIMYTNRDARFYDSFVYDNSTWWSEEIRTTVNGNLWRKVNGGLGPHMGLTNYYWRKGVYNVQPRVYAGTPTDYHFVVTRYGRVLLNKAEAILWLAGMGEGNYSEAVDICNQTRTVHGKLPAKQVNSLEEAWDFYKQERRCELPMENDYYWTLLRWGKHGGYANNGVAPGGKIVEFTEAPTYVEITNDRKSFYIGEVTHGDSNIREFRADRRYLFPIPQGQIDRNANLGPQNPGW; this is encoded by the coding sequence ATGAAACTAAGAAATATAATAACATTTTCACTGGCCTTATTGACGGGTATTACTTCTTGTAATGTACTGGATACAGAGCCTTTCACAACCTATGATGAAGCAACTGTTTGGGGATCTAAATCCACGGCAGATGCATTTGTGTTAGGTACTGTGAATGCGATTATGGATGGTTATGTGAATGGAAATCAAACAACGTGGGAAGAACGAACCAATAATGCCGTTCATTCCAATGGAGGTAATGGTATAGTGAAAGAACAGACTACCCGGTATGAAGATGTCGGTTTTGGTGATTTCGGGAACATCCGCCGTTGTAATTTGATTATAGAGAAGGCAACGGAATATGTCGGAGCAGGGCTTTCTGAAGCAGAATCCAAAGAGTTGGTAGCTAAAGGTCGATTATTAAGAGCTTTACTTTATTACAAACAGGCCCGGACTATAGGGCGTTTTGTTTGGGTAGACCGTGTGTTGGCACCGGCCGATACGACTAATAACGGGCTGATGTATCCGACGACTAAGAGTACAACAGAAAGTTATACCTATATTTTGGATGATATAAAAGCAGCTATTCCGGATCTGCCGGTAGAAGCAAAGTCGGGTGACTTATCTCGAAATGTGGCTTATGCTTTTCAATCGGAAATAGCACTTCAGGCTGCAGCTTACGAAACCGATCCCGCACAGAAAAAAACGTGGTTGAAGGAAGCTGTTGCTGCAGCAGATGGAGTAGAGGGTAGTTCTTTGGCTTCAAATTATGGTAACATATTTAATGAACAAGATCGTTATTCAAGTGAAATTATCTTTGCTATTTATAAGGATAAAGCGACAACAAATACGGATCATATAGCTCCTTTACAAAATGTGATGCCGAATGTTAATAACGATGTTTTAGCAAAGAATGGTTGTGGACCTGAGTTTAAAACAAATGGAGGTCAACCTTTTATCGGTTGGTTATGGTGGGCACCGACACAGAATTTGGTAGACATGTATGATGTTCTTGATGAAGAAACTGGTAAAGGTGTAGCCTGGTACGAATCTTCTCAATTTAAGAACAATGTGAGTGTTACTGAAGGCCAGGCTCCGGACTGGGCTGTTGAGTCTGAAAAGGCAGAAGTGCTCTATTATGGTAATGTAAAAGGAGATAGAACAGTTAGTGATATAATGTACACTAATAGGGATGCTCGTTTTTATGATAGTTTTGTATATGACAATTCTACGTGGTGGAGCGAAGAGATTCGGACAACTGTTAATGGTAATTTGTGGAGAAAAGTAAATGGAGGACTAGGTCCCCACATGGGATTGACAAATTATTATTGGCGTAAAGGTGTTTATAATGTTCAACCTCGTGTATATGCAGGAACCCCGACCGATTACCATTTCGTAGTAACGCGTTACGGACGTGTTCTTCTGAATAAGGCTGAAGCTATTTTGTGGTTGGCTGGTATGGGAGAAGGTAACTATTCAGAGGCTGTGGATATTTGTAACCAAACTCGTACAGTTCATGGAAAATTGCCTGCAAAACAAGTAAATAGTCTGGAAGAAGCCTGGGACTTCTACAAACAGGAACGTCGTTGCGAATTGCCGATGGAAAACGATTATTACTGGACTTTATTACGTTGGGGCAAACATGGCGGTTATGCTAATAATGGAGTTGCTCCGGGGGGTAAAATTGTAGAGTTTACAGAGGCTCCGACTTATGTGGAAATTACGAATGATCGTAAATCGTTCTATATAGGGGAAGTTACACACGGGGATAGCAACATTCGTGAGTTCCGTGCAGACCGTCGCTATCTATTCCCTATTCCTCAGGGACAGATTGACCGTAATGCAAATTTAGGCCCACAGAATCCGGGTTGGTAA
- a CDS encoding DUF5018-related domain-containing protein, translating into MKKNIVKWMNNALLLMLLLACSSCLDGNMDDLPAFEEANITDVKFDFRYKDPSDVWIDGEPIVKVVTLTVENKVINAEAGTITCTITVPPADGSFTEEIRNTVALTNLVGKFNLSTAAVIAPQDGAPTLGVPGDFSTTRRYLVTAANGTKKDWTIQVTALNK; encoded by the coding sequence ATGAAAAAGAATATAGTAAAATGGATGAATAATGCTTTGTTGTTAATGCTGCTCCTTGCTTGTTCCTCTTGTTTGGACGGAAACATGGATGATTTGCCAGCATTTGAGGAAGCAAATATCACAGATGTAAAGTTTGATTTTCGATATAAGGATCCTTCAGATGTATGGATTGACGGTGAACCGATTGTAAAGGTTGTAACACTGACTGTCGAAAATAAAGTAATCAATGCAGAAGCCGGAACAATTACCTGTACGATCACAGTTCCTCCGGCTGACGGTTCTTTTACGGAAGAGATTCGTAACACGGTTGCTCTGACAAACCTGGTCGGCAAGTTTAATCTTTCCACTGCAGCTGTTATTGCTCCCCAGGACGGTGCTCCAACATTAGGAGTACCGGGTGATTTTTCTACTACACGCAGGTATCTGGTGACAGCTGCTAACGGTACGAAAAAAGATTGGACAATTCAAGTTACTGCATTAAATAAGTAA